One genomic segment of Pseudomonas chlororaphis subsp. aurantiaca includes these proteins:
- a CDS encoding RHS repeat-associated core domain-containing protein codes for MNIASHKRRFTTDITQTELEIYGMKLSGALGSELSISTPQLGFNGCLFDSITGCYHLGNGYRLYNPALRTFYSPDSFSPFGAGGVNRYQYCNLNPINFIDPSGHISVQAGVGVALSVVGILLSVYTLGASLSLVAGAAAMTGGGALAVGLGVTTSVLGLASGATGIASHALEESDPVTSEALGWASLGLGIGSMITGIGGAVATTRALRMANNPGRNLETMLARGRVRGILEGGVPTRQQANYQFLPYKSGSVQSMRLNNTTPYFATDELTGCAMTVSRSGGNVSVSHIAANYMEKPFWRLMNPARNILRENAYGEMARFAGGRVGKTWAFGYQKYSTPVNSLFPRPSGEPIILNW; via the coding sequence ATGAACATTGCCTCCCACAAGCGGCGTTTCACGACTGATATTACACAGACCGAGTTAGAGATATACGGTATGAAGCTTTCAGGTGCGTTGGGTAGCGAACTCTCTATATCGACCCCTCAATTAGGTTTTAATGGTTGTCTATTCGATTCGATCACCGGTTGTTATCACTTAGGTAATGGCTACCGACTGTACAACCCTGCCTTGCGTACGTTCTATTCCCCGGACAGTTTCAGTCCATTCGGTGCTGGTGGTGTCAATCGGTATCAATATTGCAATCTGAACCCGATCAATTTCATCGATCCTAGCGGGCATATCAGTGTGCAAGCGGGGGTTGGGGTTGCTTTAAGCGTTGTAGGTATTTTGCTATCGGTCTATACCCTGGGCGCAAGTCTTTCGCTGGTGGCGGGGGCGGCGGCGATGACTGGTGGGGGGGCGCTGGCGGTAGGTTTGGGAGTCACCACCTCTGTTTTGGGATTGGCTTCCGGTGCCACGGGTATTGCTTCGCATGCTCTTGAGGAGTCTGACCCTGTTACCTCTGAGGCATTAGGGTGGGCATCCTTGGGGTTGGGGATAGGAAGCATGATCACTGGAATTGGTGGAGCCGTAGCGACGACCAGGGCATTGAGAATGGCGAACAACCCAGGACGCAATTTAGAGACGATGCTGGCACGTGGTCGTGTAAGAGGAATACTTGAAGGGGGTGTACCTACGCGGCAGCAGGCTAATTATCAGTTCTTGCCTTATAAGAGCGGAAGCGTTCAAAGCATGCGGTTAAATAATACTACGCCGTATTTTGCAACTGATGAACTTACAGGCTGTGCAATGACGGTAAGTCGCTCAGGCGGAAACGTAAGCGTTTCGCATATTGCGGCTAATTATATGGAAAAACCATTCTGGCGCTTAATGAATCCGGCCCGAAATATACTTCGCGAGAATGCATATGGAGAAATGGCTCGATTCGCTGGCGGGCGTGTAGGCAAGACGTGGGCATTCGGGTATCAGAAATATTCGACCCCAGTGAACTCACTTTTCCCTAGGCCATCTGGAGAACCAATTATTCTGAATTGGTAA
- a CDS encoding RHS repeat domain-containing protein — translation MTKDIDTLVESESLAATPQKVFSEAYNLSGLTSSVNNRTGSFQASVILAQLSRGLQCPASFNLILFVGAPNHYGNMVSGTAATAYFGFNVPRLVLTPIESRMYCANGAVEEIVVPTNNDENKLGMLYHRTKDMLIERVPQPPYPTPIWDDKYQVSYKNGTVEYYDKNGYLEKIISSAGHVLSFYYYSNNTLKKVSDEDENSIELNYVTQGDNTTLTVTQLIAGEKVERKVTISRIMRDSVAEYFVDNVTMPNSKELIRFLRSNILGQPYLGAIIQPTGLAQIVYHKAIKYSDTQDIYVVELLLEKDAGEYESAGTPQIKVKYDYSEHNFTGYTKGWTPISGVDNCIRHTTDYTYTVTEKHSDMTIERTFNRFHLLIKEITRDANGFNSQTDDYTYHVVAGDIRQQPHNYSFWKKLKTTFRRCESTREEFQERTHDDFGNLLSQKQASGIKIENKYYPENSTVEEGCPPDPKGYFQGYLKETVTSPNPNAEIKPENKVSTFKYSRVDGYSYNDPNTGRVVTPYMILPSVSIVNGVNTGDIFYKLKSEITTTENKIFVGVKYNIASTSAGCTCLEIYSWGFDERKVKVSTEYTAWKNSEGDSNRVIQLRGSSSFSLASGKVYTEVSAAGDTTKYEYNDQGFLTKKTSFFDTPAVEVERYEFQYWYKFSPPICQENRCKLTTANNQVFNYYYNRNGQLTYVELVGELESQILQKLTYNQQGLMETDTLYEKGVNGNSFDDITVESTTRYTYQMRNLILSEFADGTQEYLSENPVLRMQKRYSQPKGAVYLTFYNQYGLPGQSRVTFYESGSDVRSEATLEKNVYDGFGRLIEVTNSSGGVTSFEYDTLDRVVKEKVADAGFSPHQPNVTAYGYSSYIPVMDLPTRIESSIAQSQIMLAARTYDLLGRLEEQKTPGGVVEVVEKYLYSNSQSQQPSTVRINPGATPNENDGEMAYTYDPVTQLVTESVSRGISSIPVATSKFYYDNLTKQITRSTIESEGTQCVCKYTYNAFGSQLSMGTTTAKKGESYELTMRYSSSSKFVNFKDVMLESQQNQLKLKLSNGYDSIGRLTKRIYEAIKENKEIESFGMEIQVSVQYLPMSSGFGAGQVGSIVVLVLNPNSEVGTPPTKMEISFGYDQFAMEAYREYKINGVFVLRIENSFMPNLMLAKKVSKKTDTAIIHQTFSYHQSYGQLSLSTSGASPETSTSTSYTFNGLYRINTVVEPSATTQYTYLKDRVVSYRAGSEAIQGFSYDSRGNVMTDNSQSMLKYNAANQLVWFNRTGEQRYTYMYTPSGQLSQIESPTGEVNTYMYDEENLIGEMSGDLKALYLEVNGIRFGRYVQSAEIEQLELYAVEISGSVRCVCKYDSKGVELDKMYYNYSDYGERKEW, via the coding sequence ATGACCAAGGATATAGATACCCTTGTGGAGTCGGAGTCGCTCGCCGCAACACCACAAAAAGTATTCTCTGAGGCTTATAATCTGAGTGGTTTAACGTCGTCGGTTAACAATCGCACAGGTTCATTTCAAGCATCAGTCATATTGGCCCAACTTTCCCGCGGACTCCAATGCCCAGCTAGCTTTAACCTAATTCTGTTTGTAGGGGCTCCTAATCATTATGGCAATATGGTCTCCGGCACGGCGGCTACTGCATATTTTGGGTTTAACGTCCCACGTTTGGTTCTCACTCCAATCGAGAGTCGAATGTACTGTGCAAATGGTGCAGTAGAGGAGATTGTCGTGCCCACTAACAACGATGAAAACAAACTGGGGATGCTGTACCACCGTACCAAGGACATGTTAATTGAGAGGGTCCCGCAGCCGCCCTATCCAACCCCCATCTGGGATGATAAATATCAGGTATCTTATAAGAATGGCACAGTAGAGTATTACGATAAAAACGGCTATTTGGAGAAAATTATTTCCTCGGCAGGACACGTATTAAGCTTTTATTACTATAGTAATAATACCTTAAAAAAGGTAAGTGACGAGGACGAAAACTCAATAGAGTTGAACTATGTTACTCAGGGCGACAATACAACTCTTACCGTCACGCAACTTATTGCTGGGGAGAAAGTCGAAAGAAAGGTGACAATCTCAAGAATTATGCGTGATAGTGTTGCGGAATATTTTGTCGATAACGTCACCATGCCAAACAGCAAAGAGCTCATTCGTTTTCTTAGGAGCAATATTTTAGGTCAGCCTTATCTTGGCGCAATCATTCAACCTACGGGTTTGGCGCAGATAGTATACCACAAGGCGATAAAATATAGTGACACCCAAGACATATATGTCGTAGAGCTGTTACTTGAAAAAGACGCTGGCGAATATGAGTCGGCAGGGACTCCGCAAATAAAAGTTAAATATGATTATAGTGAACATAACTTTACCGGTTATACGAAGGGGTGGACTCCTATCTCTGGGGTGGATAACTGCATTCGGCACACTACTGATTATACCTATACTGTCACGGAAAAGCACAGTGATATGACCATTGAAAGGACGTTTAATCGGTTCCATCTATTGATCAAGGAGATCACACGAGATGCAAATGGCTTTAATAGCCAGACTGACGATTATACATACCATGTGGTGGCTGGGGATATAAGACAGCAGCCTCATAATTATTCGTTCTGGAAAAAATTGAAAACTACCTTCAGGCGTTGTGAGTCGACGCGCGAAGAGTTTCAAGAGCGCACGCACGATGACTTCGGTAATCTGCTTTCCCAGAAGCAGGCATCCGGAATAAAGATAGAAAACAAGTACTACCCTGAAAACTCTACCGTGGAAGAGGGATGTCCGCCTGACCCAAAAGGCTACTTTCAAGGCTATTTAAAAGAAACAGTAACCTCGCCAAATCCCAATGCGGAGATAAAGCCCGAAAATAAAGTTTCCACATTCAAATATTCAAGGGTAGACGGTTATTCATACAACGATCCCAATACGGGGAGGGTAGTGACACCTTATATGATACTGCCGTCTGTTAGTATTGTTAATGGGGTTAATACTGGAGATATCTTCTATAAGTTGAAATCTGAAATCACTACGACAGAGAATAAGATATTTGTCGGGGTAAAATATAATATTGCTAGCACGTCTGCGGGCTGTACTTGTCTGGAAATATATTCCTGGGGGTTTGATGAGCGCAAGGTAAAAGTCTCGACGGAATATACGGCATGGAAGAATAGTGAAGGTGATAGCAATAGAGTCATTCAACTCCGTGGTTCTTCTTCATTTAGTCTGGCATCAGGAAAAGTGTATACAGAAGTATCCGCTGCAGGAGACACAACAAAATATGAGTACAATGACCAAGGTTTTTTGACGAAAAAGACGAGTTTCTTCGATACCCCCGCCGTAGAGGTAGAGAGGTACGAGTTTCAGTACTGGTACAAGTTTAGTCCCCCTATATGCCAGGAAAATCGCTGCAAATTGACGACAGCAAACAATCAAGTATTTAATTACTATTATAATCGTAATGGTCAGTTGACTTACGTAGAGCTTGTGGGGGAGCTGGAGAGTCAGATATTGCAAAAGCTGACATACAATCAACAAGGGCTCATGGAGACAGATACTTTATATGAGAAAGGGGTCAATGGGAATTCTTTCGATGATATAACAGTTGAGAGCACTACCCGTTATACGTACCAGATGCGTAATTTGATTTTGAGTGAATTTGCTGATGGCACTCAAGAGTATTTGTCTGAAAATCCGGTGCTGCGTATGCAGAAACGGTACAGCCAGCCCAAGGGTGCTGTGTATTTGACTTTCTATAATCAATACGGACTCCCCGGTCAGTCACGAGTTACTTTTTATGAGTCCGGTAGTGATGTTAGAAGCGAAGCAACTCTGGAGAAAAACGTATACGATGGGTTCGGGCGGTTAATTGAGGTCACTAATTCGAGTGGCGGAGTCACCTCTTTTGAATATGACACCTTGGACCGGGTGGTTAAGGAGAAAGTAGCAGACGCTGGCTTCTCGCCACACCAACCCAATGTGACGGCCTATGGCTATTCTTCGTATATTCCTGTCATGGACCTTCCAACCCGTATTGAAAGTAGCATTGCTCAAAGTCAGATCATGTTGGCAGCTCGAACTTATGATCTATTGGGGCGCTTAGAAGAGCAAAAGACACCTGGCGGTGTCGTAGAAGTGGTAGAAAAATATCTTTATTCCAACAGCCAGAGCCAGCAGCCTTCGACTGTCAGAATTAATCCAGGTGCGACTCCGAACGAGAATGACGGAGAAATGGCATATACGTACGATCCCGTCACACAGCTGGTGACGGAGTCGGTAAGCAGGGGGATAAGTTCTATACCTGTTGCTACCTCAAAGTTTTACTATGATAACCTTACCAAGCAAATCACGCGTTCAACCATAGAGTCTGAAGGAACTCAGTGTGTGTGTAAATATACATACAATGCTTTCGGCTCTCAGCTTAGTATGGGTACCACCACTGCCAAAAAAGGGGAGAGTTACGAACTGACAATGCGATATTCTTCAAGTTCAAAGTTTGTAAACTTTAAAGATGTAATGTTAGAATCCCAGCAAAATCAGCTGAAGCTCAAGCTTTCTAATGGATATGATTCAATAGGTCGACTAACTAAAAGGATTTACGAGGCCATAAAAGAAAATAAAGAAATTGAGTCATTTGGAATGGAGATACAAGTGAGTGTGCAGTACCTGCCGATGAGTTCTGGGTTCGGCGCAGGGCAGGTTGGGTCGATTGTGGTGCTTGTTTTAAATCCGAACTCCGAGGTGGGGACACCGCCCACTAAGATGGAGATCTCTTTTGGATATGATCAGTTCGCTATGGAGGCGTACCGCGAGTATAAAATAAATGGTGTTTTTGTATTGCGGATTGAAAATTCATTTATGCCAAATTTGATGTTAGCTAAGAAGGTTTCTAAAAAAACGGATACCGCAATAATTCATCAAACTTTCAGTTATCATCAATCGTATGGGCAACTTTCGCTGTCTACCTCTGGTGCTTCTCCGGAAACGAGCACTAGCACCTCGTATACATTTAATGGTCTTTACCGAATCAACACAGTGGTGGAACCGTCAGCGACCACGCAATACACTTATTTGAAGGATAGGGTTGTGTCGTATAGAGCGGGTAGTGAGGCGATCCAGGGATTTTCCTATGATAGTCGCGGGAATGTGATGACTGACAATTCGCAGAGCATGTTGAAGTATAACGCTGCCAATCAGTTGGTATGGTTTAATCGAACAGGAGAGCAACGCTATACCTATATGTACACACCTTCTGGCCAACTCAGCCAAATAGAGAGCCCCACAGGCGAAGTGAACACATATATGTATGATGAAGAGAACCTGATAGGAGAAATGAGTGGCGATCTCAAAGCGCTTTATCTTGAGGTGAATGGTATTAGATTCGGCCGATATGTTCAGAGCGCTGAGATAGAACAGCTTGAACTCTACGCGGTAGAGATATCGGGTAGTGTGCGCTGCGTGTGCAAATATGATAGCAAGGGTGTTGAGCTTGATAAAATGTACTATAATTATTCTGACTATGGCGAAAGAAAAGAATGGTGA
- a CDS encoding RHS repeat-associated core domain-containing protein: MKESNGKSGKEQMSASGDDASVNATEKSLIVQPTSTPNSAKQALDVPIGFNGQLFDAISGAYLLGNGYRAYNPIMRAFYSPDSFSPFGVAGVNRYQYCSLDPINFVDPSGHLSWQAGVGIGLGVVGILMSVFTLGGSLAMLGGGALHAGGLGVTSAVLGLASGATGIASAALEESDPDTSAALGWASLGLGLGSMAFGGASAVAHRSARGAANLYPRAPGITGPGINPPRPLYGGVMVTQNRISNIHGYPFNVVLKYNGVHTTNGTGLASALASEIGESRNLLTLTSCFGGFGGRFSAAQLLANTSGRPVAAARFFHKASQTTKDINTWFTPLTGSALSRSNAIGGALSNIARSGAQGYSAAASGLSALSPMLFFQ; encoded by the coding sequence ATGAAAGAATCTAACGGTAAATCTGGTAAGGAACAAATGAGTGCTTCAGGCGATGATGCGTCTGTCAACGCAACTGAGAAAAGCTTAATTGTTCAACCTACAAGCACCCCGAATTCTGCAAAACAAGCACTTGATGTACCAATTGGATTCAACGGACAATTATTCGATGCGATTTCAGGCGCTTATCTATTAGGCAATGGCTATCGCGCGTATAATCCAATCATGCGTGCGTTTTACTCACCGGACAGTTTTAGCCCTTTTGGGGTTGCAGGGGTTAACCGCTATCAATATTGCTCTCTGGATCCCATCAATTTCGTAGATCCTAGCGGGCATCTCAGCTGGCAAGCAGGTGTTGGCATAGGCCTTGGTGTTGTTGGGATCCTTATGTCCGTCTTCACGCTGGGGGGCAGTTTGGCGATGCTTGGAGGGGGTGCGCTACATGCGGGAGGATTGGGAGTTACGTCGGCTGTATTGGGGCTAGCATCTGGTGCTACCGGAATTGCATCGGCCGCTTTGGAGGAGTCTGATCCAGATACATCGGCTGCGTTAGGGTGGGCTTCATTGGGGTTAGGCTTGGGCAGTATGGCATTTGGCGGGGCCAGTGCTGTAGCGCATCGTTCGGCTCGAGGAGCCGCTAATCTATATCCTCGTGCTCCGGGCATTACTGGTCCGGGAATAAATCCCCCACGCCCGTTGTACGGCGGAGTGATGGTAACTCAGAATCGCATTAGTAACATCCATGGCTATCCCTTCAATGTTGTGCTGAAATATAATGGTGTTCATACCACCAATGGCACTGGTTTGGCGAGCGCTCTAGCGAGTGAGATCGGCGAGAGCCGTAATTTACTAACTCTGACAAGCTGTTTTGGTGGGTTCGGTGGGAGATTTTCAGCGGCTCAACTTCTTGCAAATACAAGTGGCAGGCCGGTTGCTGCTGCTCGTTTTTTTCATAAAGCTTCTCAGACAACTAAAGATATTAACACTTGGTTTACACCACTAACCGGGAGCGCCTTGAGCAGATCAAATGCTATAGGAGGTGCGCTTTCAAATATTGCACGCTCTGGAGCGCAAGGGTATTCAGCAGCTGCCTCAGGTTTGTCGGCGTTATCACCGATGCTATTTTTTCAGTGA